TCTCCATTTACTTTATAAGCCACACAAGCTTTAATCACCTCGAATTGATCCAGAACATCGCTCTTCATCATGATCAGCTTGGTTACACCGTTTACCATGATCGCATATTTAAGCGCTACAAGGTCAATCCATCCGCAACGACGTGCACGACCGGTAGTAGAACCGAATTCATGTCCGCGCTGACGAAGCTCTTCACCCGTCTCGTCAAACAATTCTGTTGGGAACGGACCACTACCTACACGGGTACAATATGCTTTGAAAATACCGAAAACATCTCCGATTTTATTAGGTGCAATACCCAATCCGGTACAAGCTCCTGCACAAACTGTGTTTGAAGAAGTAACGAAAGGATATGAACCGAAGTCGATGTCAAGCATAGTTCCCTGAGCTCCTTCTGCCAATACCGAACGGCCACCTTTCAGGGCATCGTTCACAAATTGTTCTGAATCGATGAAAGTAAAACGTTTCAACACTTCAAGACCTTCGAACCACTCTTTTTCAACCTCAGCAAGGTTGTATTCGAAGTTATATTGTTTCAGGATGGTTTCGTGACGTTCAACTGCCGCCTTGTATTTTGCGTCGAAATTTTCGAGGATATCACCGACACGCACACCGTTACGGCTTACTTTATCCGTATAAGTCGGGCCGATACCTTTTAAAGTAGAACCGATCTTAGAGGCTCCTTTAGCCGCTTCATAAGCAGCATCAAGCAAACGGTGAGTTGGCAGAATCAGGTGAGCTTTTTTGGAAATCAATAGCTTCTTGGTCAGGTCATAACCGGTAGTTTCCAGTTTTTCAATCTCTTTTTTGAAAATGGCAGGATCAAGCACAACACCATTACCAATCACATTTACTTTGTCTCCCTGAAAAATTCCTGACGGTATAGTGTGAAGAACAAACTTACTGCCATTAAATTCAAGCGTGTGACCGGCATTCGGGCCTCCCTGAAAACGGGAAATCACATCATATTGAGGTGTAAGAACGTCAACAACTTTACCTTTACCTTCGTCTCCCCATTGCAGGCCTAATAAGACATCTACTTTCATTTCTATTTGATTATATATTTATTTCATTAAGTCATTGCATATTATGCTCAGGCAATTCCATTTCACGTTTTATTCACATATGAGCATAAAATAAGCCGCCCGATAGGTGCGACTTAACCGGAGACCGACCGAAACGTTTATTTCTTTGCCGGACTCGTCCTTTTCTTTGTCGTTAGCTTAGCACATTTGTTACAAACCCCATATATATAGAGACTGTAATGCGAAAGTGCAAATTTGCTGAGCTTCTTACTTTGAATTACATCCTTAATATTGTGGTCTTTGATCTCTTTGATATCACCACAGATTGTACATATTAGATGTAAATGGTTGTCATTGTTATATGCCTTCTCGTAGTGCGACATATTGGCACCAAAGCTGTGCTTGATTACCAGGTTGCTATCGACCAACAGCTCCATCGTATTGTAGAGTGTAGCCCGGCTTACCACAGGGCGTTCAGAGTTGATCGAGTTATACAAAAAGTCTATATCAAAATGGTCATTAAGCGTATAGATGTGCTTCAATATCATGTAGCGTTCGGGTGTTTTACGGTGCCCTTTGGCTATCAGATATGCAGTAAACTCTTGCTTAACCTTTTCAAATATATCTTCCTGAGACATTGTATCTACTTGTTTTTACACGCCAAAATTAGAGATTTTTATTGGATTTACAAAGTGGTTTGAAGCTTATATTCAAATTCAAACCGCAGATCATCCAATATCTGTTGCTTCCTTTCCAATTCTAAATCAGGAATATCACCAACATTTTCCAATATCGTTCTGGCTAGATTAATATTATTAGCGCCCACACGTTTTAACCCAAGCAAAGCCCCGTTAAAGAGGAAAATCTGGTTGGATTGAATATCTTTTACAGCTTCGACCAAAACAGAAACCAGAGTAGTTTCCTTAAAATGAAAATCTTTGACTGCTATCCGGGCCAAGAGTTGCCATGCTATATAACGAAGCATCACCTCAGATTGTTTTAGCCAGTCAAGAACTAAATCAGGGGCGAATGTCAGATGCTGAAACAGGTTCATCGCACATTGTTCGGCCATTTCGGGTTGCTGGATATCTGCCGCCCACTCTTGAGCCATAGCCGGAGTAAAAGACTCGACTGGTTGTATCAATGTGGCCAGTATCCGAAGCTCCCGAACGTTTTCCAACCAAAGCTTCTGCGCCAGATCATGGTTCTTACCATATTTCGCGGCCATCTTTCTCAACGTTATCAATGCCACACCGTAATTGACCCGGTATCCAAGTCCACGCTCCTGCATACTCTCGGAAGTGATACCATTCATTGCAAGCCGGAGCTGCTTTTTGATTTGCTGTATCTGCTCCAGAATGGCTTCCGGCATGAAAACTATTTTAGCTGGTTTAGACATCTCTATTCTATGGCTTTTTAATCGTTTATATTCGGCAAAGTGCTGTATTCTTTTGAATAGCGCAACATTTGTTCAACATATCCTTCATCATAAGATACGCGGATATCAGTAATTTCACCCTGAACATTTTTCATCGGAAAAAGGACTGGATTTACAAAACCTTTAAACGGAGCAATATTCAGTTTTTCATAACGCGACAAAATCTCCTTATGCAGCTCCGGATTAACCTTAACGGCGTAAGCTTCAATCATCTGACGGGCTGCCTCATAGTCACCTTCAGATTTGATGCGCTGTACTTCTGCCAATAGTTTACCGATCAGTTCCCGCATTTTCCGGAAATCATTAATCACAACAAATGTTTTGGCATCCCGTTGCTTAAGTTCAATGACCTTATCGTCAGCACCCTTTTCCAAAAGCCAACTGCCAATAAGCGCACGGTTACGCATGTGAGCCTGCTCGATATTCTTGCCCGGCTGCACACGGATTAGCTGAGTCAGGATTCCATTCATCACATAACGGTAATATTCAGCCTTATAAGCTTCTGCATCGGGCAACAAGCCCAGTTCTACCGTCCTTGGATCGGCAATATAATAAAGCGCGAACAAGTCGGCACGCGCCTCTTCCATCGGTGAACCGTAAGCTTTCAGGGCATCGGGATCAACTCCGGGAAGCAACTTTCCAGAACCGTGTCCAAGACATTCATGCAAATCGGTGTGCAGATTATCTGCCTGAAAACCATACTTTTTAATGCGTTCTCTATTTTCATCATCCCAGACAAATTCTTCCAGAAAACCATTACCCTGAGAAGCTTTGTCATAGGCTTCAGTGATATTTTCGATAGTTACTGATTTCGAGCCGTGATCTCGGCGAATCCAGTTGGAGTTCGGCAAATTAATACCAATCGGGGTGGACGGATAACAATCGCCACCTAATGCTGCCACGGTGATAACTTTGGCTGAAACGCCTTTTACGGTCTCTTTTTTGAAACGGGCATCAATCGGGGAATGATCTTCAAACCATTGAGCATTATCACTGATTGATTCGGTTCGTTTGGTTGCCTCTCTATTTTTGAAATTTACGATAGCTTCCCAACTGGCTTTCAAACCCAGGGGATCACCGTAAGACTCGGTAAATCCATTGACAAAATCCACATCAGAATTCAAGTCTTTCAACCAAAGGATAGCATATTCGTCAAACTCCTTCAGAGAGCCAGATTTATAGTAGGAAATCAACCTTTCGATCACCGCTTTTTGCTCTGCATTTTCAGTATAAGGCAACGCGTTATTTAGCCAATAAATGATCTTTTCAATAGCCAGTGAATAAAGACCTCCAACCTTCCATATTTTTTCTAATATCCGGCCATTTTCTTTCACCAAACGACTATTTAGTCCTAAAGAGACCGGGGTTAGATCATTGGTATCTTTCAGTTTATTGTAGAAATCTTCTGCTTCCGCCTGTGTTACGCCGGCGTAATAATTATTGGCAGACGTTTTAAGCAAATCCTCCCCTTCAGCCTGATTTGCCCGTTTAGGCAAAACGGCAGGGTCAAAAATAACGGGAACTATTTTTTTCAACAAGCCCTCTTTGGTTTGCTCTTTATCCAGATGCAATTGCTTTTCAGATAATTTCTTTACCTGA
The Parabacteroides sp. FAFU027 DNA segment above includes these coding regions:
- a CDS encoding adenylosuccinate synthase; its protein translation is MKVDVLLGLQWGDEGKGKVVDVLTPQYDVISRFQGGPNAGHTLEFNGSKFVLHTIPSGIFQGDKVNVIGNGVVLDPAIFKKEIEKLETTGYDLTKKLLISKKAHLILPTHRLLDAAYEAAKGASKIGSTLKGIGPTYTDKVSRNGVRVGDILENFDAKYKAAVERHETILKQYNFEYNLAEVEKEWFEGLEVLKRFTFIDSEQFVNDALKGGRSVLAEGAQGTMLDIDFGSYPFVTSSNTVCAGACTGLGIAPNKIGDVFGIFKAYCTRVGSGPFPTELFDETGEELRQRGHEFGSTTGRARRCGWIDLVALKYAIMVNGVTKLIMMKSDVLDQFEVIKACVAYKVNGEETSVFPYSLDGEVEPIYSELPGWKTDMTKMQSEDEFPEEFNNYLAFLEEELEVPITIVSVGPDRDQTIERYTEEI
- a CDS encoding DNA alkylation repair protein is translated as MPEAILEQIQQIKKQLRLAMNGITSESMQERGLGYRVNYGVALITLRKMAAKYGKNHDLAQKLWLENVRELRILATLIQPVESFTPAMAQEWAADIQQPEMAEQCAMNLFQHLTFAPDLVLDWLKQSEVMLRYIAWQLLARIAVKDFHFKETTLVSVLVEAVKDIQSNQIFLFNGALLGLKRVGANNINLARTILENVGDIPDLELERKQQILDDLRFEFEYKLQTTL
- a CDS encoding Fur family transcriptional regulator; this encodes MSQEDIFEKVKQEFTAYLIAKGHRKTPERYMILKHIYTLNDHFDIDFLYNSINSERPVVSRATLYNTMELLVDSNLVIKHSFGANMSHYEKAYNNDNHLHLICTICGDIKEIKDHNIKDVIQSKKLSKFALSHYSLYIYGVCNKCAKLTTKKRTSPAKK
- a CDS encoding dipeptidyl-peptidase 3 family protein; amino-acid sequence: MIISASLSSSPVMAGEEVANTFKYTVDRFANVEILRYKVPGFEALSLDQKKLVYYLSEAAHAGRDILFDQNCRWNLTVRRTLEAIYKNSSGDKNSAEFIALTEYLKEVWYNNGIHQDYSSDKLKPRFSQDFFVSQVKKLSEKQLHLDKEQTKEGLLKKIVPVIFDPAVLPKRANQAEGEDLLKTSANNYYAGVTQAEAEDFYNKLKDTNDLTPVSLGLNSRLVKENGRILEKIWKVGGLYSLAIEKIIYWLNNALPYTENAEQKAVIERLISYYKSGSLKEFDEYAILWLKDLNSDVDFVNGFTESYGDPLGLKASWEAIVNFKNREATKRTESISDNAQWFEDHSPIDARFKKETVKGVSAKVITVAALGGDCYPSTPIGINLPNSNWIRRDHGSKSVTIENITEAYDKASQGNGFLEEFVWDDENRERIKKYGFQADNLHTDLHECLGHGSGKLLPGVDPDALKAYGSPMEEARADLFALYYIADPRTVELGLLPDAEAYKAEYYRYVMNGILTQLIRVQPGKNIEQAHMRNRALIGSWLLEKGADDKVIELKQRDAKTFVVINDFRKMRELIGKLLAEVQRIKSEGDYEAARQMIEAYAVKVNPELHKEILSRYEKLNIAPFKGFVNPVLFPMKNVQGEITDIRVSYDEGYVEQMLRYSKEYSTLPNIND